A window of Babylonia areolata isolate BAREFJ2019XMU chromosome 2, ASM4173473v1, whole genome shotgun sequence contains these coding sequences:
- the LOC143301504 gene encoding 5-hydroxytryptamine receptor 1D-like, with protein sequence MTGVTAAAIAAVIIAVGASSSENSGEGVEEGGGGGGGGGGGGGYHVMGDGVGNVTDEVVAVVTGLLHTVTPASLRQASNNSRSLHAFSSSSSSSSTMSPRNDSAGNTTPTSSSSGPPPPQRPESPYEVWAQVLIAVILGALIVGTIIGNCLVCISVAIVKRLRTPSNLLIVSLAVADLLVAILVMPLTATHQIYGGWVLGPSVCDMWTTTDVLLCTASILNLCVISVDRYLVITRPFQYAMRRTPRRMALMITIVWVLSAVISVPPIFGLKTPHQPYDCYISLDIGYQIYATLCAFYLPLFVMIFVYFKIWLVSSKIAKAEARSKVGSFDKGEHLQVGRPTPRDSNASQYLPNGTLLGVRAQHNGGGGDGDEASLEILPKTTENSDRLKRRRFTIRNLIPRSARMSSSKERKATKTLGIIMGCFTLCWLPFFILALVKTFCGQSCQVPTWLDSILLWLGYANSFLNPVIYARFNREFRTPFKEILLFRCKGINTRMRSESYVEQYGGGDPRNSLRPPMDCIVRYNSQGQTVVHIGNGSANSQSETKI encoded by the coding sequence atgactGGGGTCACAGCTGCTGCCATCGCTGCCGTCATCATTGCTGTCGGGGCCAGCAGCTCGGAGAAcagcggggagggggtggaggaagggggcggtggtggtgggggtgggggaggagggggcgggtacCACGtgatgggggacggggtgggcAACGTGACGGacgaggtggtggcggtggtgacggGGCTGCTGCACACGGTGACGCCGGCTTCCCTCCGACAGGCCAGCAACAACTCCAGGAGCCTTCAtgctttctcctcttcctcctcctcttcctctaccaTGTCCCCGCGCAACGACAGCGCTGGcaataccacccccacctcctcctcctccggccccccgccccctcagagACCCGAGTCTCCTTACGAGGTGTGGGCCCAGGTGCTGATCGCCGTCATCCTAGGGGCGCTCATCGTGGGCACAATCATCGGCAACTGCCTGGTCTGCATCTCTGTGGCCATCGTCAAGAGACTGCGGACCCCTTCCAACCTCCTGATCGTGTCGCTGGCCGTGGCCGATCTCCTGGTGGCCATCCTGGTGATGCCCTTGACGGCCACGCACCAGATCTACGGGGGCTGGGTGCTGGGGCCCTCAGTGTGCGACATGTGGACCACCACGGACGTGCTGCTCTGCACGGCCTCCATCCTCAACCTGTGCGTCATCAGCGTGGACCGCTACCTGGTCATCACCAGGCCCTTCCAGTATGCCATGAGGCGCACGCCCCGGAGGATGGCCCTGATGATCACCATCGTGTGGGTCCTGTCCGCCGTCATCTCCGTGCCCCCCATCTTCGGCCTGAAGACGCCGCACCAGCCCTACGACTGTTACATCAGCCTGGACATCGGCTACCAGATTTATGCAACGCTGTGTGCCTTCTACCTGCCGCTCTTCGTCATGATCTTCGTCTACTTCAAGATCTGGCTGGTGTCCTCCAAGATCGCCAAGGCAGAGGCCCGCTCCAAGGTGGGCAGCTTCGACAAAGGGGAGCACCTGCAGGTGGGCCGCCCGACTCCCAGAGACTCCAACGCCAGCCAGTACCTGCCCAACGGCACCCTGCTTGGGGTCCGGGCCCAGCACAACGGGGGAGGAGGCGACGGGGACGAGGCCTCTCTGGAGATCTTGCCCAAGACGACGGAGAACTCGGACAGGTTGAAGCGGCGGCGTTTTACCATCCGCAACCTGATCCCTCGCTCCGCCCGCATGTCCAGCTCAAAGGAGCGCAAGGCCACCAAGACGCTGGGCATCATCATGGGCTGCTTCACGCTGTGCTGGCTGCCCTTCTTCATCCTGGCCCTGGTCAAAACGTTCTGTGGCCAGTCGTGCCAGGTGCCCACCTGGCTGGACAGCATTCTCCTGTGGCTGGGCTACGCCAACAGCTTCCTCAACCCCGTCATCTACGCCCGCTTCAACCGGGAGTTCCGGACTCCCTTCAAGGAGATCCTGCTCTTCCGCTGCAAGGGCATCAACACGCGCATGCGCAGTGAGAGCTACGTGGAACAGTACGGGGGCGGCGACCCCCGGAACAGTTTGCGGCCTCCCATGGACTGTATTGTGCGCTACAACAGCCAGGGACAGACTGTCGTCCACATCGGCAATGGCTCGGCCAACTCGCAGTCTGAGACCAAGATCTAA